One Poseidonibacter antarcticus genomic window carries:
- a CDS encoding pyridoxal-phosphate-dependent aminotransferase family protein encodes MLLTPGPTPVPEFVRKAMADITIHHRTPEFEAIFAQTRELLFELYEMDEVIMLASSGSGAMEACITNLTHKKALTINSGKFGERFGKICNAFDIEFTEIKNEWNKAVSVEEVLYALEQDSSIDAIFIQICESAGGLRHPVEEIAQAVKKLDRDIMIVADGITAIGVEKIDTTNLDAVITGSQKALMLPPGLAIIGLSNDAVAKIEKKSRGFYFNLATEIKQQRKNTTAWTAATTLIIGLREILSSIKNNGGFDALYANTALRAKSSREALKAIGCKIYPTTPADAMTTVYTEHAPAIRKILKTKYGVNIAGGQDHIKSLIFRINHMGLVEDNEAAWVLNTIELALDELNIREFDGTANKVFSTNMFKGN; translated from the coding sequence ATGTTATTAACTCCAGGACCTACTCCTGTACCAGAATTCGTAAGAAAGGCAATGGCTGATATTACAATTCATCATAGAACTCCAGAGTTCGAAGCTATTTTTGCTCAAACGAGAGAGTTATTATTTGAACTATATGAAATGGATGAGGTTATAATGCTTGCATCTAGTGGTTCAGGGGCAATGGAAGCTTGTATTACAAATTTAACACATAAAAAAGCACTTACTATTAATTCAGGTAAGTTTGGTGAAAGATTTGGAAAGATTTGTAATGCATTTGATATTGAATTCACTGAAATTAAGAATGAATGGAATAAAGCTGTAAGCGTAGAAGAAGTACTTTATGCCTTAGAACAAGATAGTAGTATAGATGCGATATTCATTCAAATTTGTGAAAGTGCTGGAGGATTAAGACATCCAGTTGAAGAAATTGCACAAGCAGTTAAGAAATTAGATAGAGACATTATGATTGTTGCAGATGGTATTACAGCAATTGGTGTTGAAAAAATTGATACGACAAACTTGGATGCAGTAATTACAGGAAGTCAAAAAGCTTTAATGCTTCCACCAGGACTTGCAATAATAGGTTTATCAAATGATGCTGTGGCAAAAATTGAAAAGAAATCTAGAGGTTTTTATTTTAATTTAGCAACTGAAATTAAGCAACAAAGAAAAAATACAACAGCATGGACAGCTGCAACTACATTAATTATTGGTTTACGAGAGATTTTATCAAGTATCAAGAATAATGGTGGTTTCGATGCACTCTATGCAAATACTGCATTAAGAGCAAAATCTTCAAGAGAAGCTTTAAAAGCAATAGGTTGTAAAATTTATCCAACAACTCCTGCTGATGCTATGACAACTGTTTATACTGAACATGCACCTGCTATTAGAAAAATATTAAAAACAAAATATGGTGTTAATATAGCTGGTGGTCAAGATCATATAAAATCATTGATTTTTAGAATTAATCATATGGGGTTAGTAGAAGATAATGAAGCTGCATGGGTTTTAAATACAATTGAATTGGCACTTGATGAGTTAAATATTAGAGAATTTGACGGAACTGCAAATAAAGTATTTTCTACAAATATGTTTAAAGGAAATTAG
- a CDS encoding dicarboxylate/amino acid:cation symporter, translating to MKDLLKKLWVQVIIGMFLGVIVGLLLSPTAFALIPKDIALGIAPWVALVGNVFLALIQMIVIPLIMSSIILGITSADDTQTLKQLGLKIAPYFIFTTIVAVTIGIFITYLIHPGTYVSADIVNQISSTQIVLKEATALKDISIPDMIVDLIPVNSVKERLDGNILAFVILSIFVGVALMSMKEEDAKPLKDLAKSLQAFSLTVVCWAMMLAPYAVFGLLCNITIKIGFDAISSMSMYVFTVLLGLGILLCFYLIIVYFTSKIKPFDFLRRIREVQLMAFSTSSSAAVMPLSMKTAEDELNVPISISKFVIPLGATINMDGTALYQVCAAIFLTQLFGIDLDLIDVIILAITTVGASIGAPSTPGVGIVILATILQGLGVPVEGVALILGVDRILDMCRTTINVTGDLTATLVMKKFVSISSSSQEIAKKIRGEK from the coding sequence ATGAAAGATTTATTAAAAAAACTATGGGTTCAAGTAATTATTGGAATGTTTTTAGGAGTTATAGTTGGATTACTTTTATCTCCTACAGCCTTTGCCTTAATTCCTAAAGATATTGCCTTAGGTATTGCTCCTTGGGTGGCTTTAGTTGGTAATGTTTTTTTGGCTTTAATTCAAATGATTGTAATTCCACTTATTATGAGTTCAATTATATTAGGAATTACAAGTGCTGATGATACTCAAACATTAAAGCAATTAGGACTTAAAATAGCACCTTATTTTATTTTTACAACAATTGTTGCAGTTACTATTGGAATTTTTATTACTTATCTTATTCATCCAGGAACTTATGTATCAGCAGATATTGTAAATCAAATTTCAAGTACGCAAATTGTTTTAAAAGAAGCTACTGCATTAAAAGATATTTCTATTCCAGATATGATAGTAGATTTAATTCCTGTAAATAGTGTAAAAGAAAGACTTGATGGAAATATTTTAGCCTTTGTAATATTATCAATTTTTGTAGGTGTTGCTTTAATGAGTATGAAAGAAGAAGATGCAAAACCTTTAAAAGATTTGGCAAAATCTTTACAAGCTTTTTCTTTAACAGTTGTTTGTTGGGCTATGATGTTAGCACCTTATGCAGTATTTGGGTTATTATGTAATATTACTATTAAAATTGGTTTTGATGCAATTTCTTCTATGTCTATGTATGTATTTACAGTTCTTTTAGGACTTGGAATACTTCTTTGTTTTTATTTAATAATTGTGTATTTTACTTCAAAAATAAAACCTTTTGACTTTTTACGAAGAATTAGAGAAGTTCAGCTTATGGCTTTTTCAACTTCTTCTTCAGCTGCTGTTATGCCTTTATCAATGAAAACTGCAGAAGATGAGCTTAATGTTCCAATATCAATATCAAAATTTGTAATACCTTTGGGAGCTACTATTAATATGGATGGAACAGCTCTTTATCAAGTGTGTGCAGCAATATTCCTAACACAACTTTTTGGAATAGATTTAGATTTAATAGATGTTATTATATTAGCAATTACAACAGTGGGTGCATCAATTGGAGCTCCTAGTACACCTGGAGTTGGGATTGTAATACTTGCGACAATTCTCCAAGGTTTAGGGGTTCCAGTAGAAGGTGTTGCACTTATTTTAGGAGTTGATAGAATTTTAGATATGTGTAGAACAACTATAAATGTTACGGGAGATTTAACAGCTACTCTTGTTATGAAAAAGTTTGTTTCTATATCTAGTAGTTCACAAGAAATTGCAAAAAAAATAAGAGGTGAGAAATAA
- a CDS encoding efflux RND transporter permease subunit, with product MDIAKFSLKNKLLIYVLTILSIAYGLIVYDKIGKLQDPEFTIKDALIVTNYPGASAVEVEKEVSNRLEETLQTLPYVKRIITKNSSGQSIIQVSMKDQYKSKELQQIWDELRKKINTTYLPPRVGTPYINDDFGDVYGIMLAIYGDEYSYEELKDYIDFLKKELILVDGVGKVATYGEQQRALLVEINKEKLAKSGISKDAIIQELYSKNLVANFGKVDVGTQFVRISADGFNSVKELENIVIKGNNSTSQILLKDIANIRQTYQEPSSEILKYDGHNSIALGISTQKGGNVVKLGELIDSKLKELEYKKPLGIEIGTISHQGNDVSLAINSFMINLIEAISIVIIVLLLFMGLRSGLIIGSVLLVTITTTFILMPLFDILLERVSLGALIIALGMLVDNAIVVVDGILVRINRGIDAKIAASQVVKQTALPLLAATIVAILAFGAIGLSDDSTGEFTQSLFYVVLISLGLSWIIAMTLTPLLAVQFLKASKVKENSKNEEASEEYDSFIYRSYGVVLKFALNYRYLVVLLAIVVFITSIMSFKYVKQSFFPNSSRPQITVDYFLPQASSIKTTSAYMDRLNKEVSKVKGVDHISTFIGSGSLRFILTYNPEKPNSAFAQMLIDVGDYEQPNRIIKEIETLAKNIYPDLNVYGKKFILGPSDGGQVQAKIFGKDLDKLRQYEQKVYKIIASSPYSKAIKSDWQNRVKVLKPIISYEKANLNGISKDSIAQAILDTFQGRTIGVYRDGKELLPIIIRAEQRQREDIKNIGNIQIFSPMANKMIPLKQLISGYETVFEDDIIYEYNRKRAITIHADPVEGKLANDLLLDIKEKVESIDFEDGYYLQWHGEYKNSKDAKEPIIASLPLFIVVMALIIIGLFRSLKKTLIIWLTVPFSLIGVVIGLLVMDLPFGFASLLGFLSLSGMLIKNAIVLIDEITLENEENNIPLNKAIYISGLNRLRAVAMAALTTALGMIPLVFDPFFASMAVVIIFGLMVATFLTMILVPVFYAIFFKAEKLK from the coding sequence ATGGATATTGCAAAATTTAGTCTAAAAAACAAACTTTTAATTTATGTACTTACAATTCTTAGTATTGCTTATGGTTTAATTGTTTATGACAAAATAGGAAAACTTCAAGATCCTGAATTTACAATCAAAGATGCGCTTATTGTTACAAATTATCCAGGAGCAAGTGCTGTTGAAGTTGAAAAAGAAGTATCTAATAGATTGGAAGAAACACTTCAAACTCTTCCTTATGTAAAAAGAATTATTACAAAGAATAGTTCAGGTCAATCAATAATTCAAGTTAGTATGAAAGACCAATATAAATCAAAAGAGCTTCAACAAATTTGGGATGAACTTAGAAAAAAGATAAATACAACATATCTTCCACCAAGAGTTGGAACTCCTTATATAAATGATGATTTTGGTGATGTTTATGGAATTATGCTAGCTATTTATGGTGATGAATATTCCTATGAAGAGTTAAAAGATTATATAGACTTTTTAAAAAAAGAACTTATATTAGTTGATGGTGTTGGAAAAGTTGCAACATACGGTGAACAACAAAGAGCATTGCTTGTAGAAATAAATAAAGAGAAATTAGCAAAATCAGGAATTAGCAAAGATGCTATTATTCAAGAATTATATTCAAAAAATCTTGTAGCAAATTTTGGGAAAGTTGATGTAGGAACACAATTTGTACGAATAAGTGCAGATGGTTTTAATAGTGTAAAAGAGCTAGAAAATATTGTAATAAAAGGTAATAATAGTACTTCACAAATTTTATTAAAAGATATTGCAAATATTAGACAAACATATCAAGAGCCTTCTTCTGAAATATTAAAATATGATGGTCATAATTCTATTGCACTTGGAATTTCAACACAAAAAGGTGGAAATGTTGTAAAACTTGGAGAGCTAATTGATTCAAAATTAAAAGAATTAGAATATAAAAAGCCCTTAGGTATTGAGATTGGAACAATATCACATCAAGGAAATGATGTATCTTTAGCTATAAATTCATTTATGATAAATCTTATAGAAGCTATTTCTATTGTAATTATTGTTTTACTTTTATTTATGGGTTTACGTTCAGGACTTATTATAGGTTCAGTTTTACTTGTAACTATTACTACAACTTTTATTCTTATGCCTTTATTTGATATTTTATTAGAAAGAGTATCTTTAGGTGCACTTATTATTGCACTTGGAATGCTTGTTGATAATGCAATTGTAGTTGTTGATGGAATTCTTGTACGAATAAATAGAGGGATAGATGCAAAAATAGCTGCCTCGCAAGTTGTAAAACAAACAGCCTTACCACTTTTAGCTGCAACAATTGTTGCTATTTTAGCCTTTGGTGCTATTGGATTATCTGATGATTCAACGGGTGAGTTTACACAATCACTTTTTTATGTAGTACTTATTTCACTTGGTCTTTCGTGGATTATAGCTATGACTTTAACTCCTCTTTTAGCAGTACAGTTTTTAAAAGCTTCAAAAGTAAAAGAGAATAGTAAAAATGAAGAAGCATCAGAAGAATACGATTCATTTATATACAGAAGTTATGGTGTAGTTTTGAAATTCGCTTTAAATTATAGATATTTAGTAGTATTACTAGCAATAGTTGTTTTTATAACATCAATAATGAGTTTTAAATATGTAAAACAAAGTTTCTTTCCAAATTCTTCTAGACCTCAAATAACAGTTGATTATTTTTTACCACAGGCTAGTTCTATAAAAACTACGTCTGCTTATATGGATAGATTAAATAAAGAAGTTTCAAAAGTAAAAGGAGTAGATCATATTTCAACTTTTATAGGGAGTGGAAGTTTAAGATTTATTCTTACTTATAATCCTGAAAAACCAAATTCAGCCTTTGCTCAAATGTTGATTGATGTAGGAGATTATGAGCAGCCAAATAGAATTATAAAAGAAATAGAAACCCTAGCAAAAAATATCTATCCAGATTTAAATGTATATGGTAAAAAGTTTATTTTAGGACCAAGTGATGGTGGACAAGTTCAAGCTAAGATATTTGGAAAAGATTTAGATAAATTAAGACAGTACGAGCAAAAAGTTTATAAAATAATAGCTTCTTCACCTTATTCAAAAGCTATAAAAAGTGATTGGCAAAATAGGGTGAAGGTTTTAAAACCTATTATTTCATATGAAAAAGCGAACTTAAATGGTATTTCAAAAGACTCTATTGCACAAGCTATTTTGGATACATTCCAAGGAAGAACAATAGGTGTTTATAGAGATGGAAAAGAGTTATTACCAATTATTATAAGAGCAGAACAAAGACAGAGAGAAGATATAAAAAATATTGGAAATATTCAAATCTTTTCACCAATGGCAAATAAAATGATTCCTCTAAAACAGTTGATTTCAGGATATGAAACAGTTTTTGAAGATGATATTATCTATGAATATAATAGAAAAAGAGCTATTACAATTCACGCAGATCCAGTTGAAGGAAAATTAGCAAACGATTTATTATTAGATATAAAAGAAAAAGTTGAGAGTATAGATTTTGAAGATGGTTATTATCTACAATGGCATGGAGAGTATAAAAACTCAAAAGATGCAAAAGAGCCAATTATTGCATCTTTACCACTATTTATTGTTGTAATGGCTTTAATCATTATAGGACTATTTAGATCATTGAAAAAAACTTTGATTATATGGCTTACTGTTCCTTTTTCATTAATTGGTGTTGTAATTGGGTTACTTGTAATGGATTTACCTTTTGGTTTTGCATCTCTTCTAGGATTTTTAAGTTTATCAGGAATGTTAATAAAAAATGCAATTGTTTTAATTGATGAAATAACATTAGAAAATGAAGAGAATAATATACCTTTAAACAAAGCAATTTATATATCAGGATTAAATAGATTAAGAGCAGTTGCAATGGCAGCACTTACAACTGCACTTGGAATGATTCCTTTAGTTTTTGATCCATTCTTTGCATCAATGGCAGTTGTAATTATATTTGGACTTATGGTTGCAACTTTTTTAACAATGATATTAGTTCCAGTATTTTATGCAATATTTTTTAAAGCGGAAAAATTAAAATGA
- a CDS encoding efflux RND transporter periplasmic adaptor subunit: protein MIFKTLLICTISMLLFTACTNEDEKIEEKPSVKTVKIFDLKNSENFARSFSYPAEIYAFQDVTMAFEVDGKIVKFYYKEGEKVKKGSVIAKLDDTIYKANYNASRANYNQAYDDYKRFEKLFKSKAVAKIDFEKKRQNLQVTRAKMQVAKKNLEETKLIAEFDGIMAKKMLDDFARITAKQAIVRLQDNSSYKIKFFVPENDIQMLKGEVSTNHISSLVDFYVTFANDKNKKYNAKLIDISTTAQKVTRTFEATLQMQIQDDMTILPGMTAEVKAIVKQQEKKRVFIPYNSVFTDDSKKSFVWAINDENRVYKQELNLGELSGDSIEVISGIDGISKIVTSGLRFLQSNDEVKEYEKIGQ from the coding sequence ATGATATTCAAAACATTACTTATATGTACAATTTCAATGCTTTTATTTACAGCTTGTACAAATGAAGACGAAAAAATAGAAGAAAAACCAAGTGTTAAAACAGTGAAAATATTTGACTTGAAAAATAGTGAAAATTTTGCTAGGTCATTTTCTTATCCAGCTGAAATATACGCCTTTCAAGATGTAACAATGGCCTTTGAAGTAGATGGAAAAATCGTAAAGTTTTATTATAAAGAGGGTGAAAAAGTAAAAAAAGGTTCTGTAATTGCAAAGCTTGACGATACAATATATAAAGCAAATTATAATGCTTCAAGAGCAAACTATAATCAGGCTTATGATGATTATAAAAGATTTGAAAAACTTTTCAAATCAAAAGCAGTTGCCAAAATAGATTTTGAAAAGAAAAGACAAAATCTTCAAGTTACAAGAGCAAAAATGCAAGTTGCAAAAAAGAATCTAGAAGAGACAAAACTAATAGCTGAATTTGATGGAATTATGGCAAAAAAGATGCTTGATGATTTTGCAAGAATTACTGCAAAACAAGCAATTGTAAGACTTCAAGATAATTCATCATATAAGATTAAGTTTTTTGTTCCTGAAAATGATATTCAAATGCTAAAAGGTGAAGTAAGTACAAATCATATTTCATCACTTGTTGATTTTTATGTAACTTTTGCAAATGATAAAAATAAAAAATATAATGCAAAACTTATAGATATTTCAACAACTGCCCAAAAAGTTACAAGAACATTTGAAGCAACGCTACAAATGCAAATTCAAGATGATATGACTATTTTACCAGGAATGACAGCAGAGGTTAAAGCTATTGTAAAACAGCAAGAAAAGAAAAGAGTTTTTATTCCTTATAATTCAGTTTTCACAGATGATTCAAAGAAATCTTTTGTTTGGGCAATAAATGATGAAAATAGAGTATACAAACAAGAACTAAACTTAGGGGAATTATCAGGTGATTCTATAGAAGTTATAAGTGGAATTGATGGTATTTCAAAAATAGTTACTTCAGGACTTAGATTTTTACAGTCAAATGATGAAGTTAAAGAGTATGAGAAAATAGGTCAATAA
- a CDS encoding TetR/AcrR family transcriptional regulator — MTKKEHILKVAEEEFCKYGFDAVSMNDLVKKLNINKATIYYHFKDKKNLYQTIIKNALEKSNTNIKAIFEEKEEHKTLLEAYIEAIVITIKENPNVVSLSLHELANFSANIDESFIPYIQEAINILEKVLEELKLKEEYKNMDIHTLFAFINGTIQTFYAIQMSTLPIGENKELKHNSQKTLNYISYFVSNIILDAIVKK; from the coding sequence ATGACAAAGAAAGAACATATATTAAAAGTTGCAGAAGAAGAGTTTTGTAAATATGGTTTTGATGCTGTTAGTATGAATGATTTAGTTAAAAAACTAAATATAAACAAAGCTACGATTTATTATCACTTTAAAGATAAAAAGAACTTATATCAAACAATAATAAAAAATGCCTTGGAAAAATCAAATACCAATATAAAAGCAATATTTGAAGAAAAAGAAGAGCACAAAACTCTTTTAGAAGCTTATATAGAAGCTATAGTAATAACTATAAAAGAAAATCCTAATGTCGTTTCTCTTTCTTTACATGAACTAGCAAATTTTTCTGCAAATATTGATGAAAGTTTTATACCATATATACAAGAGGCTATTAATATTTTAGAAAAAGTTTTGGAAGAACTTAAACTAAAAGAAGAATATAAAAATATGGATATTCATACTTTATTTGCTTTTATTAATGGAACAATACAAACTTTTTATGCGATACAAATGAGTACATTACCTATTGGTGAAAATAAAGAATTAAAACACAATAGCCAAAAGACTTTAAACTATATTTCATATTTTGTATCAAATATTATACTAGATGCAATAGTTAAAAAATAA
- a CDS encoding MarR family winged helix-turn-helix transcriptional regulator: MNMKKVKCYGTRTNKSMKTLVKLERVALKNHNKTVTYLSKHNLTFNQFKVLEVLYHRGDLNITSITKLTMSTPGNITVVVRNLKRDGWINSIKDPNDNRASILTITQKGIEVIEEVFPNHADNLTDFFKILSDEELDTLYELLNKVYKEN, encoded by the coding sequence ATGAATATGAAAAAAGTTAAATGTTATGGGACAAGAACTAATAAATCTATGAAAACACTAGTTAAATTAGAAAGAGTCGCTTTAAAAAACCATAATAAAACTGTTACTTATTTATCAAAACATAACCTTACATTTAATCAGTTTAAAGTACTTGAAGTACTTTATCATAGAGGTGATTTAAACATTACTTCAATTACAAAACTTACGATGAGTACACCTGGAAATATTACAGTAGTTGTAAGAAATCTTAAAAGAGATGGATGGATTAATTCTATTAAAGATCCAAATGATAATAGAGCATCAATTCTTACTATTACTCAAAAAGGTATAGAAGTTATTGAGGAAGTATTTCCAAATCATGCAGATAATTTAACAGACTTTTTTAAAATATTAAGTGATGAAGAGTTAGATACTTTATATGAACTTTTAAATAAAGTTTACAAAGAAAATTAA
- a CDS encoding YceI family protein, which yields MKLVKLALVTGLTAAALFGGTYNLDKSHSNVGFKVKHLMISNVSGKFDNFTGSFDYDEKTKTLKSLNGNIEVSSINTENEKRDAHLKSADFFDAQKYPNITFKLLEVKDDKAYGEFTMHGVTKKISLDYENNGTITDPWGNQRVGLELSGKINRKDYGVTWNKALEAGGVMVGDKVKLTIDLEGILAK from the coding sequence ATGAAATTAGTAAAATTAGCATTAGTAACAGGATTAACAGCAGCGGCACTTTTTGGTGGGACATATAACTTAGATAAAAGTCATTCAAATGTTGGGTTTAAAGTAAAACACTTAATGATTTCAAATGTAAGTGGTAAATTTGATAACTTTACAGGTTCATTTGATTATGATGAAAAAACTAAAACTTTAAAAAGTTTAAATGGTAATATTGAAGTTAGTTCAATTAATACTGAAAATGAAAAAAGAGATGCACACTTAAAGTCAGCAGATTTCTTTGATGCACAAAAATATCCAAATATTACATTTAAACTTTTAGAAGTTAAAGATGATAAAGCTTATGGTGAATTTACAATGCATGGAGTAACAAAAAAAATCTCTTTAGATTATGAAAATAATGGAACAATTACAGATCCATGGGGAAATCAAAGAGTTGGATTAGAATTATCTGGAAAAATAAATAGAAAAGATTATGGTGTAACTTGGAATAAAGCTTTAGAAGCAGGTGGTGTTATGGTTGGTGATAAAGTAAAATTAACAATAGATTTAGAAGGAATTTTAGCTAAATAA
- a CDS encoding DODA-type extradiol aromatic ring-opening family dioxygenase: MFPTLFISHGAPNIILGNSYSKNNIRKFALTLQKPKYIIIFSAHYQTNDLKIINFNTKDLMYDFYGFEDDLYKFKYKISSDKDISLKIIEELKKHTINIEIDKQRTSYDHGVWTTLSMMYKNLDIPIIQLSIPKKYTAEELINLGEILKEFKDDAMIICTGGITHNLSKASRYNAVDKDAYIFNQKIVEIINNADDKELLSILKKELFLKNHPSSEHFMSLYIAFGNAFNKKGKSFNHEIQLSSISMESFIFD, translated from the coding sequence ATGTTTCCTACACTATTTATTTCACATGGAGCACCGAATATTATTTTAGGAAATTCTTATTCAAAAAATAATATTAGGAAGTTTGCGTTAACATTACAAAAACCTAAATATATAATTATATTTTCTGCCCATTATCAAACAAATGATTTAAAAATTATTAACTTTAATACAAAAGATCTAATGTACGATTTTTATGGGTTTGAAGATGACTTATACAAATTCAAATACAAAATAAGTAGTGATAAGGATATTAGCCTAAAAATAATTGAAGAATTAAAAAAACATACTATAAACATAGAGATTGATAAGCAAAGAACAAGTTATGATCATGGGGTATGGACTACACTTTCAATGATGTATAAGAACTTAGATATTCCAATAATTCAATTATCAATTCCTAAAAAATATACAGCTGAGGAATTAATAAATTTAGGTGAAATTTTAAAAGAATTTAAAGATGATGCAATGATAATTTGTACAGGAGGAATAACACATAATTTATCAAAAGCTAGTAGATATAATGCAGTTGATAAAGATGCTTATATCTTTAACCAAAAGATAGTAGAAATTATAAATAATGCGGATGATAAAGAGTTATTATCAATTCTAAAAAAAGAGTTATTCTTGAAAAATCATCCAAGTAGTGAGCATTTTATGTCCTTGTATATAGCTTTTGGAAATGCATTCAATAAAAAAGGTAAATCTTTTAACCATGAGATCCAACTTTCAAGTATTTCAATGGAAAGTTTTATATTTGATTAA
- a CDS encoding LysE family transporter, with the protein MELNIWLTLLLATIAISISPGAGAVVSMNYGIKYGLKKSYAAIFGLQAGLLIQTFIVVIGLGAIIAKSVLIFSIIKWIGVLYLVYMGLSKIFEKVELAQNGEQVKQYSAKKAFISATLINLTNPKATVFLVAFIPQFLNPNESLWVQFGIICLTLCVIDIIVMTGYSSMASKLKFLIKDAKAMKIQNRVTGTFLIIAAIFLSTTKKVS; encoded by the coding sequence ATGGAACTAAATATCTGGTTAACTTTATTACTTGCTACAATTGCTATTTCAATTTCACCAGGTGCTGGAGCTGTTGTTTCTATGAATTATGGAATAAAATATGGTCTTAAAAAATCTTATGCAGCTATTTTTGGTTTACAAGCTGGTTTACTAATTCAAACATTTATTGTAGTCATTGGGCTTGGTGCAATTATTGCAAAATCAGTTTTAATATTTTCAATAATAAAATGGATTGGTGTTTTATATTTAGTATATATGGGATTATCAAAGATATTTGAAAAAGTTGAATTAGCACAAAATGGGGAACAAGTAAAACAATATAGTGCAAAAAAAGCTTTTATTTCTGCAACATTAATAAATCTTACAAATCCAAAAGCTACAGTTTTTTTAGTAGCTTTTATTCCACAGTTTTTAAATCCTAATGAATCATTATGGGTACAATTTGGAATAATATGTCTTACATTATGTGTAATTGATATTATCGTAATGACAGGCTATTCATCAATGGCATCAAAACTAAAGTTTTTAATAAAAGATGCAAAAGCTATGAAAATTCAAAATAGAGTTACTGGAACTTTTTTGATAATCGCAGCAATATTTTTATCAACTACAAAAAAAGTTTCATAA
- a CDS encoding multidrug effflux MFS transporter — protein MKTAHNHILLIVLLAVLSSVTPLATDMYLPSMLDISKDMGVEINKIEATLSIFLIFFAIGQLIGGVLSDRKGRKTIALLGLFGFSISSFALFFSTSLESLYFFRATQAFFGAMSTVNAGAIVRDLFHGKEAAKTFSAIASVGMIAPMVAPALGSLVISFYTWNYIFLFLALYSALVMILIYLKLPLTGSKSNTKIKVAYKKVLTHKKAMGYILSLSFAFSGMFIFIQKSSFIYMEYFEISKEFFPLFFGSNVLMMIVLTKVSMKLIQTSNTKDILKYGILLQVLSAFCLVVFSFDANLYTIFIAMIFYVGSLGFIFGNAMGLALDFFKKDTGVANSVIGVTQFAIAGVIGFIASLVHTGELSAIFIMMLITALCALLSLRLSK, from the coding sequence TTGAAAACAGCACATAATCATATACTTTTAATAGTATTGCTAGCGGTTCTATCTTCAGTAACTCCCTTAGCAACTGATATGTATCTTCCTTCTATGCTTGATATATCAAAAGATATGGGTGTAGAAATAAATAAAATTGAAGCAACACTAAGTATTTTTTTAATATTTTTTGCAATTGGTCAATTAATAGGTGGAGTATTATCAGATAGAAAAGGAAGAAAGACTATAGCATTATTGGGATTATTTGGCTTTAGTATTTCTAGTTTTGCATTATTCTTTTCTACATCTTTAGAAAGTTTATATTTCTTTCGTGCAACACAAGCTTTTTTTGGTGCAATGTCAACTGTTAATGCAGGAGCTATTGTAAGAGATTTATTTCATGGGAAAGAAGCTGCAAAAACATTTTCAGCAATTGCATCTGTTGGAATGATAGCACCAATGGTTGCACCTGCTTTGGGTTCATTGGTAATATCCTTTTATACTTGGAATTATATTTTTTTATTTTTAGCTTTATATTCAGCTTTAGTAATGATTTTAATATATTTAAAATTACCTCTTACAGGAAGTAAAAGTAATACAAAAATAAAAGTTGCATATAAAAAAGTACTTACACATAAAAAAGCTATGGGATATATTTTGAGTTTATCATTTGCTTTTTCAGGTATGTTTATTTTTATACAAAAGAGCAGTTTTATTTATATGGAATATTTCGAAATATCAAAAGAATTTTTCCCTTTATTTTTTGGCTCAAATGTATTAATGATGATTGTTCTTACAAAAGTTAGTATGAAACTTATTCAAACTTCTAATACAAAAGATATTTTAAAATACGGAATACTTTTACAAGTATTATCAGCGTTTTGTTTAGTGGTTTTTTCTTTTGATGCAAATCTTTATACAATTTTTATTGCAATGATTTTTTATGTAGGTTCATTAGGATTTATATTTGGGAATGCAATGGGATTAGCATTAGACTTTTTCAAAAAGGACACAGGAGTTGCAAACTCTGTAATTGGAGTAACACAATTTGCAATAGCTGGAGTAATTGGATTTATAGCATCATTAGTTCATACAGGAGAATTAAGTGCTATATTTATAATGATGTTAATAACAGCACTTTGTGCTTTATTATCTTTGAGATTATCTAAGTAA